A region of the Mus caroli chromosome 7, CAROLI_EIJ_v1.1, whole genome shotgun sequence genome:
ATAATGACCAGCAGTTAACACTTTTAATGCTTCTAATCTTGTTGCCATCTTTGTTCCAGTGTTTGCTTTTTGTAGCTAAGCTTCCCATCCCTTCGTTAAGGGCAAAGGATCAGGTACTAGTTCCACTGGGACTTGTGTAGcacatagtgggttccaggtaGTGggtctctgagcttcagtttcccttctctgcttccttgccCATGGACTGTTCAACAACAGTGAACAATAAGTAGGTTTATCATGTTCCTTTTTAGGGGTTGTTATGAGCTAGCAGATGTAGGAGAGTGTAGGTGGGATGCATCCACCCAGTACCTGTAGTAAACAAAGCTGATATTGCAGGTTAACAGAATTAGTTGCGAGCCTGCTCTTGAGGAGTTATGGTCCCCTTAGGAGGCAGTGCTGGCATCGTAAGTGAACCAGCATCCACAGTTGTGGAGTAGGTGGATGACCTTGGTCAGTTTGTCAAAATCTCTgatctctttttcctctctaaaACAAGGATAAAAGTTATTTCTTGGAGTGGTTTGGGGAAGTGAGTTCCTGACATTGACATGCATATGCAGTTGTCTCCCACTGTGCTCTCTGAAGATCAGTTTCTGTTCCCTTGGGAGAGGTACTTGGTGCTTGGCCTCATAGATGGCAGCAGAACTGTGAGAGCCAGCAGATGGTCAGCAGAGTGTCCACTGGATGGTCTGGGAGGGAGAATGTAATTGTTTTGTAGGCTGTAGTTGGAGGGAATGTATGTATTGGGCCAAGGTGTCCTAAGTGTCCTGAGAATATATTGGAGGACTCTGTAGTACCTGTGGAGACCGAGCAGCACTGGTAGGCAATTGGGTTTAGGTAGAGTTTCCTTGTTTTGATTGACTTCTCAGGCTTTCCAAGCCCAGAGAGGTGAAAGCCAGCAAGAGGTCCAGCGCCTCCAGACCCAGCTGAACGAGCTGCAGGCCCAGCTGAGCCAGAAGGAGCAGGCAGCTGAGCATTACAAGCTCCAGGTGAGGGGCCAGGAACGTCctgctctgcctttcttcctgaCCCTTTCTAGGCTTTGCCACACACACCCTGTCTGTCCACACAGATGGAGAAAGCCAAGACCCATTATGATGCCAAGAAGCAGCAGAACCAAAAGCTGCAGGAACAGCTTCAAGACTTGGAGGAACTGCAGAAGGAGAACAAGGAGCTGCGGTCTGAAGCTGAACGTCTGGGCCGTGAGCTGCAGCAGGCAGGGCTGAAGACCAAGGAAGCTGAACAGACCTGCCGTCACCTTACAGCCCAGGTGCGCAGCCTGGAGGCCCAGGTAAGCACCTACTTTAAACAGAAGCACCTCACCCCTGTACTGTTGTACTCCACATCTCCTCTCCAAGGCCACCCCTACTctaggctttttattttacttcctagGTTGCCCATGCAGACCAGCAGCTTCGTGACTTGGGCAAATTCCAGGTGGCAACTGATGCCTTAAAGAGCCGTGAGCCTCAAGTGAAACCCCAGCTGGACTTAAGTATTGACAGCCTGGATCTGAGTTTGGAGGAGGGAACCCCATGCAGTGTGGCTAGGTCAGGAGACATGCCTCTCTATCCTGTTCCTGTTCACTGAGTGTGTGCTGTTCTAGCCTGTGGTTCTTCTACGACAGATACCTGCTTAGGGTACAGTAGAAGTGAAAAAGAGGTGAGGTGGGGCAGTTCGGAAAGCCTTGGGGGAAGCTTTTCTGAGTTTTGATAAACTGCACAGCTATGCAGAGTTAATGTGAGGCTGACTGCACTAAAGACTGATAAACTTCAGAAGTGCTGAAATTGAGGACTACAGGTTGGATTTGCATCTTAGTTCCCTGACAGTATTGAAGTCAAAGGTTAGCAGTACAGTTACTGTTTCTATCAAATGTGTACTGTACTGTGTGCCAGTGTTCTGAGTTCTTGGAACAATTACAACTTCATTTTTCTCCTAGCAAACATTTTAGATGCTATTCATTATCTCTCCTTAAATAGATAGAATTGGGCTTTTGCGGGATACACAGTGATAGAGCCAGGTTTGAACCTGGCAGCCTGTCCTGAGTTCTTGCTTGTAGTGTCTCTCATGGCAGTCTATGTCTAGGGTGAGATGAACCCGAGGCTGAGGAAAGGGAGTGTGCAGCTAGGAGAGCTTCTTGGAATGTTGACCGTGGTTGTGTATGGTAGATGTCCAATTACACCCATGTTCATGTGAAGGTGTCCCTACTTAATAAAGTAGGAGATAGAGGAGGAAGAGCATGCAGAGGGGTTTAGAGTAGGCCCCATTAATTGTCGAGCAGTTGTGACATCTGCTGGGGGGAGGTCTGGGCCCATAGCTATCTGACCTGAAGAGCAGGGTTTGGGCTAAGGTGGAGAGATCTGAGAGCTGCTATAGGAAAGGGTTAGGAGCAGCCAAGAGTGGACTGTCAAGGCCCCCTTTCGCTATCTCTGAAAGACCAGTGGTACTGTATTTTACCACATTTACCTGTAATAAAATTAAGtcaaccgggcgtggtggcacacgcctttaaccccagcactcgggaggcagaggcaggcggatttctgagttcgaggccagcctggtctacaaagtgagttccaggacagccagggctactgagaaaccctgtcttgaaaaaccaaaaaaaaaaaaaaaagataagtcaGTTTGGGGCAAGGAGACAGACATAATGTCTTCTAGCTCAGGGTCTGCATTCTCAGCAAATGTCTTTTTCTACAGCAAGCTGCCTCGTACCCAACCAGATGGTACCAGTGTCCCTGGAGAGCCAGCCTCACCTATCTCCCAGCGCCTGCCCCCCAAAGTGGAATCCCTGGAGAGTCTCTACTTCACCCCCACTCCTGCTCGGGGTCAGGCCCCCTTGGAGACCAGCCTTGACTCTCTGGGGGATGCCTTCCCTGACTCCGGCCGTAAGACCCGCTCTGCTCGCCGCCGTACCACACAAATCATCAACATCACTATGACCAAGGTTAGGTTATTGGGCATAGGACTGTTGGATGTTAACACCAGTTCCTTATCCAGGGCTCATAAATTAGGAACACTCAGGTATGaacaacatcttttaaaaagggcATAGATTTGTTTGTGGTCTCTTTTCTTCTTAGATTTCATGCACATCAGAAGACAGAGTCAggtcctattacagatggttgtgagccaccatgtggttgctaggaattgaactcagccagagtcatctctcctgcctgATGGAAGACAGAGCAGGATAGAGGAAATAACAGCTCATTCCGAGCCTCTGGCACTCCATGCAGCCAGGATGTAGCTTGGTGTTGCTCTCAATGGTCTGCTGCTTATAGCCTTAGATTCTCTTTTTTCCGTCTCTAGTGGGCTGGGGAACAGGTGGGAAGGTGCTTTTATGCCCTCTACTACTGAGAATTTGGGGATAATTAGTTTAGGCCCCAGGAACCTTGGGTCTAGGGACAGCAGAGGTTGTGGGCTGAGTCCAACTAGATAGCTTAGGAGATAGGGGTTCTGGCTCTTagcctagctacttcctagctgTGTGAGTAGAGGGTACTCACCTTGCTTTTCTCTCTGAAATAGGCTAATAATGCCTCCTTCAAAATGTTGTGGTAGAAGAATCTTGGCATCTTCCAAGATGCTTCTGGCTGTATGGCCTGTTTCCATAGGCAGTGTAAAGTGGTATCTGAGAGCTttggggcagagggaggtggtGCTGATTTATAGTGTTGCTGCAATGATTTGTCCTTCTAGAAATTAGAATTGGAAGAGCCAGACAGCGCCAACTCATCCTTCTACAGCACGCAGTCTGCTCCTGCTTCTCAGGCCAACTTGCGAGCCACTTCCTCCACTCAGTCTCTGGCCCGCTTGGGTTCTCCTGATGATGGCAACTCCGCTCTGCTTAGCCTGCCTGGCTACCGGCCTACCACACGAAGCTCTGCTCGTCGCTCCCAGGCCAGGATGTCCAGTGGGGCCCCCCAAGGTGAGGAGATTACAGGAATTTACCAGAATCCCAGTCTAGACTGGAAGCAGATCTTGGCATGGAAAAGAGGCAAGCTTCCAAAAGCACAAGGCAGGCCTCCTTACTATGCCAGAACTGCTTCCCCTCACTCACCTGTACCATCTCCTGTCTAGGACTGCAAGGGAACACTCTGAACCAGGGATGCTCACCAGTTAAGATTTCCACATAGTTCCTAGTGCAAGTTGATACTTGGGGGAGTCCTCCAGGCTGCTGTCTGAGAAACGGTGGGCTTGGTAAAGTCAGGCTGCCCAGCAGTTTCTTGGAAGTTGTCCTTAGGATCTAGGGATCCTCCCGGTTATCAGTTCATGACCCTCAGTTTCTCTTGGTGTGGGGCACCAAGCTTTGGCAGGGGAATAAGATGCTACAGCCTCTGGTCATGAACTCTTAATGATCTCCCCTGAGAACGCACCTCCATGAGACAAATGGTTTGGTATGACACTTTTGCGTGCAACATCAATACAGACTTGTGTATCTAgccagaaccccccccccccccgaaaagtGGGAGGAAACAGTGGCAACAAAAGCCTGGCCAGATTAGTAGACAGTGTATTAGCAGCCGTGTTTGCCCTAACTTTCTGTGCTCCATAGGGAGGAATAGTTTCTACATGGGCACTTGCCAGGATGAGCCTGAGCAGCTGGATGATTGGAACCGCATCGCAGAGTTGCAGCAGCGCAACCGAGTATGCCCCCCGCACCTGAAGACCTGCTACCCTCTGGAGTCCAGGGTGAGATGTGAGGTCACCTCACGACCTTCCACACTGACTTTAGTGGCTAGCCTGAGTATCTAGTCATAGATATTTTTGGACTACTGGGAAGGTCATTTTCATGCTTCCACATGGAATAGCTGTCACTCAGGAGTGAAGTCAGATATGACTGTGCTTGGAATTGTTAGCTATCCATCAAGGTATAGGTCGACAtgaagaacaggaaggaaggagtttTAAGGATCCAGCTTTAGCCCTAGTTCTTGCTCTATACAGTTGGGCCCATTGACTGTTGCCTCTTGTCCCATGCAGCCTACCCTGAGCCTGGCCACCATCACTGATGAGGAGATgaagactggagaccccagggaaaCCTTGCGTAGAGCCAGCATGCAGCCAGCTCAGATTGCTGAGGGTGTTGGCATAACTACCAGGCAGCAGCGCAAACGGGTTTCCTCTGAGACCCACCAGGGCCCTGGCACTCCTGAGGTAGATGATGTGTGCATCTATTTTGTTGTCTTTAGCACTATACCCAGGCATGAACCAGCCCACCGAATCATAGGGAAGTCTCTTTCCAAGGGCAGATGTTGGAAAGGCCTCTGTCAGAAGTAGGGAAACCATGTCCTTTTGCCATTATCTGCCCAATTATCTTCTGTCTCACAGTCCAAGAAAGCTACCAGCTGCTTTCCACGCCCCATGACCCCCAGGGACCGGCATGAAGGACGTAAGAGCAGCACTGCTGACACCCAGAAGAAAGCAGCTCCAGTTCTCAAACAGGTTAGTCCAGGAcccaaggggaagaaggaaggccaagtgAAGCCTTGCTGGCAGAGCTCGAAAGTAGCAGTCTGACCGACCTTCCCCATAGGCGGACCGGCGTCAGTCAATGGCTTTCAGCATCCTTAACACGCCTAAGAAGCTGGGAAATAGTCTTCTAAGGCGAGGAGCTTCAAAGAAGACCCCAGCAAAGGTCTCCCCCAATCCTCGCAGTGGAACCCGCCGTTCTCCACGCATTGCCACCACAACTGGCACTGCTACTGTTGCTACTACTCCTCGGGCCAAGGGCAAGGTAACGCAGTAAGAGGAAGACCATCCTCTAGACTACTCCATAGGGCAGCATTCGAGGCAAGGCCAAACCAAACCACTGGGGTGCAAGAGGTACCTCTGTCTTGGCTAGCCATTCATAATTGAGGGCCCCACATTTCTTAGGTGTGCCTGGCAACTCGTAACTTAATGTGGGTGTTTATGAGACCCCAAAAAGGAAGAGGTCCAGCCAGGGGTTTTGTGAACTAGTCAATAGAGGTTGGCAACACAGGACTTAATCTGGCCAAGTGACTGTCTTTCCTTTTCAGGTGAAGCATTAAAGAGTCAGCACCAGTGCTTGCGTGGCCCCACTGCATTGTCAGCACTGACCTTGCTTGGTCCTTTCCCTCCTGCTGTCCCTCAGTGCCTTCTCTCAGCTCCCAGGCCAATGGCGGCCAGTCCTCCCCAAGACGATGAGGTTTGCCTGCACCCTGGCCTGCTACCTGGACTTTGCCTGGTGCCTTCTAGGCGTCTTTCAGAAATGGCCCAGGAGGCTTGGAGCTTGGAAAGTGTGTGGTCTTCTCCCTATCTTgcctcctgattttttttttttccctccgttgtttggaaaaaaaagtcTACTTTTCCATCAAAACTAGATTGAGACTGGATTCTTTAGCCCAGTCTTCCTTAGTCTCTGGACCTAGAAGGGACCATTGGAGAAGCAGGTTCTGCTTCTCTGTTCCTGGTGGCTGGGCCTAGCAGGGGTCTTTGCTCTTGAAGCCCAGGATTGGGCACGACCTGGTAGGAGCCTCTGTTCTTACCTATTTCCATATACAGCTGCCTGGAGGATGCTTTTTTTCCAGGACAGATAGGTTCTGGATCTCAGGGGTGAGATAGGGGGCAGCCTTCAATGGCAGCTCATACTTCACCTTCCCCAGACTTGCACTGGGGTAGGATATGGAACGATGGGGAGGTTTTTAAGGGCCGGGGATGGATCTTTTCTAAATGTTATTACTTGTAAATAAAGTCTATTTTTCTCCCTTGAGTGCTAAGCTCTTTGGGTCAGTATGAGGAAAAAGGGGAAATTGCAGCTTTTTGGAGCCTGTGTTTGGTCTTTCTGGCCCCTGTTCCTAACTAGTATTATGGACAGTTTTATATTGCAGGGGTTCATGTTATTCTGAATTTGTTTGGCAAGAGGCAGTGTCTCATGCTGCCTGAGTCAGGCAGAGTTCCTGAGGACAGTACCagggtcttaaaaaaaaaaaaatgagacgtTGAGCTGCTGCAGCTTTATGAGGACTCAGTATGGGTCTTGCAGAGACACAGACTGACAGATACAGTTGTGACCTGACACAGCCACTGTTCCGTCCTGGCCTTGGGAACAATTTGGGGGCAAACTAGGAAAACAAAGTCACATGTAAAGATTGAAGTCAGTGCAGATAGTGGTCAGAGCTGAGTGTGATGTTGCCAAAGTTATATCTCAACTAGGCTTCAGGGTTAACCTATTCAATTGGTACAGGATGTGGAAATCTGCCAGATAGGCATCTCAAATTCACGTTAAGTGTAAGCAGAGCTATCACTTGGCTAAGGTGTCATCAGGTCTCAGAGGTTCCAGAACACCAGTGGGATGAGTAAGACATCAGAAAAGGTAAACTGGATGGATGGACAGGAGGACAAGCAGGAAGAACTCTAAGGACTTAATTACTATGATAATCTAGGTAGAAATGAAGCTTGAGTTTGAGGTTCAGCCGCAGAAAGGCAATCACAGCCTATGGTGTAGACTCCACCCTCTAGGTAGATGAGAGCCAGGCTCTGGTCAAGGTCATGGTGTGGTTGGCTTTATGCGACCCCTGGGCGTGCTGATCTGGATACTGGGCTGTGGCTAGAGAGGGTTTCTTGAGAAGGGGACGGAGCTGTCTTCAACCCATCCTGGAGAAgtaaatgcacacacagtcaGAGCTAAGGAAGAGCTCTTGCCATCACTTGCTGTCACTGCAGTCCCAAGTTCCTTGCTTCCACCTCTGGCAGATCTCAAAACAGACACTAGCTTACAGGTTGTACTGGAAAAGCCAATCCTCCCTTCCCCAGGTAGTAGCGTTCCTCCCATCCCTGGATGCCTTCTTTCAGGTTCCTTACCCAGAGCTGGGCCAGAATGATGTGATACTGGGCCACTTGTCCAGGATCCACAAACAAACAGGAGAAGTTGGTACTTCGTAGGGTAGGGCTCAGTTCTTCTAGCACCAAGGCCCTGTGCAGCCAGGTGCTTGTGTTCCTGTGCTCGcgactggaggagcagaaggaaatCGTGAGAGGGTTgccggggttgggggtggggagtggggtgggggggaggaaggTCTTTCTTGAAGCCTCACTGCTAGGTCCCTTACCTTGTGTGGCCCTCCTTCAGCCGGCCTGGGAGGTGCTCAATGAAGGAACCATTGCCCAGCCAGTAGAGGATGCTGAAGTAGGGGAAGCGGCTGCAGGCAGTACAGGACAAGGTCAGAGTTCCATCTAGGAGCACATTTGACTGTTAGTTATTCTATAAAACAGGCCCCTACCCTGCCAAGCTCCACTTAGTCATAAATCAGAAACATAAGCCCTGTGTCCCACCTACATAGGAAAATTGCAACCAAGGCCCTGTGAGGTTCTACATTGCCTATGTCTGAGTTCTCTTCTATAGGAACCATCTGGGAAGCTTCGCAGTAGAATGGTGAACACAGAGCCAAGTTGGTCTGGCTGGTGCTTCTTGGCAGGTTGGAGGTACACTCCCAAGTCAAACCTCCCACCAACTCTGTGTTCACAGCCTGCCTCTGACAACTGTATCCTCTTGGGCTCCCATGATACTTGTTGCTTACTCAGTGGCACTTCTTTTTCTGGCCAAATCACATCCAGTACTGGGTACTGCTTAGTTGGGACTGATGGAGACCAGGAAGAGCATGGGTCTTCTGAGCTTCCAGTTAAGACAGTGGCAGTTGTCTGAGGTGCAGATGTGGCTCTGGCCAGAATGACATGGACATACAAAAGCAGGACCCACCAAGAACTGGGGCCTGAGGAACAAACAGTTACAGCTGTAAATAAAACTGAAGCTCAGCTTTCTAGCACCCATCTTAGTTGGGGACAAGCTGCTACCTGGGTAGGGACAGACAATTGACCCAGATACTACTAGGTTCTCACCAAGAACCAGAGTGGGTGGAGACCCTTTAGCTCCCACCCCTCGGCTCTGCTGAATGTAGGTGCAAAGGAGCCTTGAAATGGAGCCAGAACCAAAGTAGCTATGTAGGCGCTTACAGCAATGGAAGAGTTGGATGGAACTTCCTTGcggtagggggtgggggtagcaGAGTTAGCCACATAGCTCCATTCCTTTAAGAGCCACAAAGCCTAATGTCCCACCTGCTGTCCAGCAGTGTCTCATGCTCATGATGACTTGCAAGCAAGTCTGGTGTCTGTGACTTCctctggaaaaaaataagtaaacgtCAGCTAGCCCTACATCTTGTGTTCTTTCCCTCAGGCAGTGTTTCTGACACCCATTTGAGCTAGTAGTTTAGAGGGCAGACCTCTAGGCACCAGCTGGGCTATCCACACTTAAGGCACTGCTGGTGTTAATAGAACAATTTTCTCTCATACCAGCTCCAAACAGCACTTATATAACAGTTACCCCCTTAGGAAGGAGAGAAAGTACTAAAAGCCAGGGACTTACCTGGGAAGCAACACTCCGTTTGCCAGCTTGCCAGCTTGCTAGCCTCCTTCTGGGAAGGGCAGGCAGCAGTCTGCTTCTAGGAAAGCGAGCGCCTATTTTCACTTTCACTTTCTTAGCTAGGAATCCCAATCGAAAGCAGGCTGTTCCTAATGGGCCCCTCTCCAAACTCACAGGGGTCCTCTATCTACCTCACCCCTCTCTAAGGTCAGCTAAGGGGTGAGACAGATGAGTCTCTCACAGGTCTGTACCTGTCTTGCCCCTTCCACCCTTCACAGCCAACTTTCTATAGGGCCAAGCCGTTCCTTTCTCCAGAACAAACTCCAAGGAGGCAGGATTTATTAGTACTGGGAGCCCCAAATTGAACCACTAACCTTTTTACATTCAGTGCCTCACTGGCCCATTAGTTTCTCTAAAGCTCCGAGACCCCCATCCCTCACTCCAAGGTCAGCTGTATCACTTAACACCAGCCttcacacacagccacagccacttGTGCAGGTTCATTTACAGGAAATTTAGATCTTCCTACCTGGCTCCTAAGCCCCGAATAGGTTCTTGGAGCTCTAAGGCTCAGTCAGAATAGCTGCCTGGCCCCAAGAAAATCTCACCACAGGAAGAAGCAACTTCCCTGCCTGGCTAGTGTACAAAACTCCCGGCCAAGCGAGAGCTGACCCCAAATAGCCAGGAAGGCACTTCCGCAATACTGGCTCCAGTAGCTCAGAGACTGGTACTTGGAAAGAACAAAATTAGAATCTAAAACAAAATCCTGAAGCCATGCTCCCTGAATGTGCCAGAACCTCTTGGGGCAGAAAGACCAATGCATGCACTTGTGGCAATGTGCTGTGGTCTTAGGTTTGTGATTCTGTCATCAGAGGGTAGAACTGGTGACAAGTGGGATGGATCAGGTTGGCAGGACCTGTGGGAATAGATTCATACCTGGTTCAGATGCAGGAGGCTAAAAGCTATCTTTTATGTGGCATAGTCACGTTTCTTTTGAGCAGTCCACCTACGACCTAGGTTGCAGAATTCAGGGCAAAACTCCCTCAGAATCCAGGGTCTCTAGGAGTTAGGTCCAGAAGTTGTACATCCATACACAGCCATTGGGGGATTTCTCATTCCACTGGGGTTTGGGTAGGGGTGGAGGACGAGGAACTGCACTGTACCTTACAACAAGACTAAAGGTAAAACATGGACATAGCCTTCACCttagggagaggggaggacaaATACCAAAGGAAGAGTAGCCTGTCTCTTGGCCTTCTGCTCAGCTCCCGTTCCTCTTAAGTTGGAGGGAAAATGGAAGCCACAGCTGagtaagagaacaggctgagttGTGGGGTATCAGGGTACTAGTCTCAGACTGGGGGTGAAGGCCTCAGGGCCCCTCATGCCGTAGGACAGGAGCCACACAAACGGAGGGAGGATGGGTGAGAAGGCAAGACCAATGGCTCCAGGTTCCCGTTCTCAG
Encoded here:
- the Il18bp gene encoding interleukin-18-binding protein isoform X1 codes for the protein MSMRHCWTAGPSSWWVLLLYVHVILARATSAPQTTATVLTGSSEDPCSSWSPSVPTKQYPVLDVIWPEKEVPLNGTLTLSCTACSRFPYFSILYWLGNGSFIEHLPGRLKEGHTSREHRNTSTWLHRALVLEELSPTLRSTNFSCLFVDPGQVAQYHIILAQLWVRNLKEGIQGWEERYYLGKGGLAFPVQPVS
- the Il18bp gene encoding interleukin-18-binding protein isoform X2; this encodes MSMRHCWTAGPSSWWVLLLYVHVILARATSAPQTTATVLTGSSEDPCSSWSPSVPTKQYPVLDVIWPEKEVPLNGTLTLSCTACSRFPYFSILYWLGNGSFIEHLPGRLKEGHTSREHRNTSTWLHRALVLEELSPTLRSTNFSCLFVDPGQVAQYHIILAQLWDGLKTAPSPSQETLSSHSPVSRSARPGVA